The Drosophila biarmipes strain raj3 chromosome 2L, RU_DBia_V1.1, whole genome shotgun sequence genome has a window encoding:
- the LOC108036839 gene encoding mucin-19 isoform X12 gives MEVIKPMDFSSFSAFCEHLNKSSQIAATTAPPIPSALNNGNGLYLEKMERQGKMELAAKERESQRLQLIPKKWNRREEYEFLRVLTGYGVDLHLSTPMGSSNGSSLSPDWTKFKQMAHLERKSDETLTDYYKVFVAMCKRQAGLKLTESERGLEGIIEEIEKEHAKLILDRLEVLAKLREVARNPILEERLKLCTKNADTPDWWEPGRHDKELITAVLKHGLYRSETFIFNDPNFSFGESEKRFIRELEAQIQRTIKLEAFNAEKAEKLAAAEKAAAAEKAAAEKAASVKNEVIDLDDELMTDESVIKKETPATPVKDEIKSEESPEKKDVADNAEAKKSEVEEPTKIEAEVKDEGDLKAEVTDKDPVDEVENLEKDKSSTEKLEPEVEESQASVEKMETDDLSIAENGQEKEDSPEKSSETEEKKSADEEPKTSEASGEEDSKMEVDEVAQKAEEKSTEDLESSEKEAEDKAIVKTDEEKAEESKEELKEQTEDKEKDPKSIPETESSVKSPIASESEAAAPKKPAGDQEILDLVAGPSDPDDDEVMKEKEKAVEEECKKQAAELKARFPDLEVIQPATVKQQKLEKPKLEMCMIRWFKDFALERRIAHIVACVESGKWPVDTKYSAFASCKGATDLSIALHESIPHLSSLERRSTTPDVITITTDQGVTKHLQSSHMQQVASSASGASASSGIPQVTQSKPSSGNSLPGLDAKSINAAVAAAVAAAAAGGNATSLSSLLPGMSLSAATGSSAGGVSGLNVPSAGSGGKKRKRHIAIDVETERAKLHALLNSSTMAPKDWESEIANMEALTGSSGRGRGGNSSALSGMQPPPAHQHASLSRQSSGQFSKPAVPALKTPPPSMGAPMDLSSSLPKMNMTEMLKSASSAGAIDLSEVQDFSMPSKKSSVHAALSSAFPSMGSKSKLDDTLNKLMKKNNCTIEEPVIGKEKKRKKLDEIVLGLSAAKEQKTFPDPSLPSSKKPQIPPSVSVTPANMQSSASQQSNQKPFTITVTTVPGKSKGGSSSGGSGAGGSSSASGGGAGGSGLSALQNMAMGGLSSKESLNALLTQTMADPQTFLKQQQKMMQFLPPAQRKAYENMLAEMEQAMKISSKFSTNSPHDVKVNKWLSDMTSPLGDQLSIDYVGSGGAGGSGSANSRRSNRQQGNSSQQSSSAAQMQKQQQQQQQQQQQQQQHSMAGPQNLTGEEPVPVINKQTGKRLGGNKAPQLKRLMQWLTENPNYEVDPKWLEQMQNPMSAPSPKPTSMDSSYGSSAVKSHGGRPSSNSSNASSSSHTQQQQQSSSAQSPAGGNSGSSKKSSRQQTAASAALDQAALQFGSLAGLNPSLLANLPGLGAFDPKNPLAAFDPKNPLLSMSFGGMPGMGNIPGLGNLNNMNLFASLAGMGGLGNLAGMDTQSLAALMAAAGPTLGGLTGASGGAGSGKSQSQSQSGGGSSAASSSSSASKKKQQQQQQQQQAQNEAAQLAAAISASTGGSSGGAGGKNAAASASQLAAGFPFLFPNPSLLYPPMGLGGLNPYSLGSSGLGSAYDQLAQQYNLLNGATSSASNTSSTQSKSHQSQSKSSQSRNATATANSAASLMNAMASMGGGASTVTTPSTSASGSGRGRQSSSRSQSQTTPTAADMAQLSSLLMPGADPHLLESLSRMSNMDLAQATRLMSSLGMPPLPGTPSSSGAGNSSSSKRSSQAASEANAQAKEQQKWFESLARGALPTDLAALQAFSQGKMPSTSGSNTGTSTSSSKSSKAAAAAAAAAAQLPQIPGMSSDFSQAFLAEMAAQAMAAAGGSLPLSGPGSLASLAGLTGGSAGGAGGGSSSTSGSGSHSSSKRQREQDAFKQQMDYYTKTLGLGSGISLIPTSSAGGSSASSSSANAAAAAYAAALDAEQQHQQQQKALSKRSRADMHPTKEELAAAALAAGLPLNLGASMSSIEKSLRGGNSSSSSSTPAPMSAEQDKVTLTPLNASGGGSGSSSSSAAAAGLAANLPSQTTITIAPPISSGASTSSERSERSESRISLTITNAADAAKLPPPYEEADELIIQPILKKPAAANPGSSHGGSVEDLDTAGNTSAANLSGSSSSSAAAAAAAAAAAEENRRSSNRLKRPRSGNEQGSGSVEGQPPEKRRELRSTRHTRSSADASTLNLSTGSESGAEERNE, from the exons aAAATGGAGCGGCAGGGCAAGATGGAACTGGCTGCCAAAGAGCGTGAGAGCCAGCGACTTCAGCTCATTCCCAAGAAGTGGAATCGCCGGGAAGAATACGAGTTCCTCAGAGTTCTTACCGGCTACGGTGTGGACCTACACCTCTCCACGCCTATGGGTTCCAGCAATGGAAGTTCACTATCGCCCGACTGGACTAAATTTAAGCAGATGGCTCACCTAGAGAGGAAGAGTGATGAAACACTGACGGACTACTATAAGGTGTTTGTGGCCATGTGTAAGCGGCAGGCGGGCTTGAAGCTCACCGAATCGGAGCGCGGCCTAGAAGGCATCATCGAGGAAATCGAGAAGGAGCACGCCAAGCTCATACTTGATCGCCTGGAAGTGCTTGCTAAGCTCCGAGAAGTGGCTCGCAATCCCATACTCGAGGAACGCTTGAAACTCTGCACAAAGAATGCAGATACTCCCGATTGGTGGGAGCCTGGTCGGCACGACAAGGAATTGATCACTGCCGTCCTTAAGCACGGACTTTATCGCTCCGAAACCTTTATATTCAATGATCCAAACTTTAGTTTTGGAGAGTCGGAGAAGCGTTTCATTCGGGAATTGGAAGCTCAGATCCAGCGTACCATCAAGCTGGAGGCATTCAACGCTGAAAAGGCCGAGAAGTTAGCGGCAGCTGAAAAAGCAGCGGCGGCTGAGAAGGCGGCAGCGGAAAAGGCAGCTTCCGTCAAGAATGAGGTCATAGATTTGGATGATGAACTCATGACCGACGAGAGCGTCATTAAGAAGGAAACTCCTGCTACCCCAGTAAAGGATGAAATTAAATCAGAAGAAAGTCCAGAAAAGAAGGACGTTGCCGATAATGCGGAAGCTAAGAAATCAGAGGTGGAAGAGCCCACAAAGATTGAAGCTGAAGTCAAGGATGAAGGAGATCTGAAGGCAGAAGTCACAGACAAAGATCCAGTTGACGAAGTCGAAAACTTGGAGAAGGATAAATCCAGTACTGAAAAATTGGAACCAGAAGTGGAAGAAAGCCAGGCCAGCGTAGAGAAAATGGAAACTGATGATTTATCCATTGCCGAAAATGGTCAGGAGAAGGAAGATTCTCCAGAAAAATCCAGTGAGACAGAGGAGAAAAAATCTGCAGACGAAGAACCGAAAACGTCTGAAGCTTCTGGAGAAGAAGACTCGAAAATGGAGGTCGATGAAGTTGCCCAAAAAGCGGAAGAAAAGTCTACCGAAGACTTGGAATCCTCCGAAAAGGAAGCTGAAGATAAGGCTATTGTAAAGACTGATGAAGAGAAAGCAGAAGAATCAAAAGAAGAGTTAAAGGAGCAAACAGAAGATAAGGAAAAGGATCCTAAATCAATTCCAGAAACTGAGTCTTCTGTAAAATCCCCAATTGCATCAGAATCAGAGGCAGCCGCTCCCAAGAAACCTGCTGGTGACCAGGAGATTCTGGACTTAGTGGCTGGCCCCTCAGATCCCGACGATGACGAGGTGatgaaggagaaggagaaagCCGTGGAAGAGGAGTGCAAGAAACAGGCGGCCGAGCTTAAAGCCCGCTTCCCGGATCTAGAAGTAATCCAGCCCGCAACTGTGAAGCAACAGAAGTTGGAGAAGCCCAAGCTGGAGATGTGCATGATCCGATGGTTCAAGGATTTCGCCTTGGAACGCCGTATTGCGCACATCGTGGCCTGCGTCGAGTCTGGAAAGTGGCCTGTGGATACCAAGTACAGTGCCTTTGCCAGCTGCAAGGGTGCTACTGATCTGAGCATTGCTCTTCACGAATCTATTCCCCACCTGAGCAGCTTGGAGCGTCGCTCCACAACCCCCGATGTCATTACCATTACCACGGATCAGGGCGTAACAAAGCACCTACAGTCCTCGCATATGCAGCAGGTGGCCAGTTCAGCGTCCGGTGCCAGTGCCTCTTCGGGAATACCGCAGGTCACTCAATCGAAGCCATCGTCGGGCAACAGTTTACCTGGCTTGGATGCCAAAAGCATCAATGCCGCGGTTGCGGCGGCCGTGGCTGCAGCTGCCGCGGGTGGAAACGCCACCTCGCTATCTTCCCTGCTACCCGGAATGTCGCTGAGTGCGGCAACTGGCTCGTCTGCCGGAGGAGTGAGCGGGCTGAATGTTCCAAGTGCTGGGTCTGGGGGAAAGAAACGCAAGCGACACATCGCCATCGACGTAGAGACGGAAAGGGCTAAACTGCACGCCCTGCTCAATAGTTCGACAA TGGCACCCAAAGACTGGGAGAGTGAGATTGCCAACATGGAGGCCTTGACAGGCTCCTCTGGTCGTGGTCGAGGCGGTAACTCTTCTGCCCTAAGTGGCATGCAGCCGCCCCCGGCCCATCAACATGCTTCGCTCTCGCGACAGTCTTCTGGGCAGTTTAGCAAGCCAGCTGTTCCCGCCCTGAAAACACCGCCACCCTCTATGGGAGCACCAATGGATCTTTCCTCAAG CCTGCCGAAGATGAATATGACTGAGATGCTGAAGTCGGCCTCCAGTGCCGGAGCCATCGATTTGAGTGAGGTCCAAGACTTCTCTATGCCCTCCAAGAAGTCCAGTGTGCATGCAGCGCTAAGTTCCGCCTTTCCCTCAATGGGAAGCAAGAGCAAACTGGACGACACACTTAACAAACTGATGAAAAAGAACAATTGC ACCATTGAAGAGCCTGTGATTGGCAAGGAGAAAAAACGCAAGAAGTTGGACGAGATCGTGCTCGGCTTATCGGCAGCAAAGGAACAAAAGACTTTCCCTGATCCATCACTGCCGTCGTCGAAAAAGCCGCAGATCCCGCCTAGCGTCTCAGTGACGCCAGCAAACATGCAATCTTCGGCTAGCCAGCAATCCAACCAGAAACCCTTTACCATCACTGTTACCACAGTGCCCGGAA AGTCCAAGGGCGGATCGTCCAGCGGAGGATCAGGCGCCGGAGGAAGCTCATCGGCCAGCGGCGGAGGTGCCGGCGGCAGCGGCCTGAGCGCCCTGCAGAACATGGCAATGGGAGGACTGTCCTCAAAGGAGAGTCTAAATGCCCTGTTGACTCAGACAATGGCCGATCCGCAGACCTTCctcaagcagcagcagaagatgATGCAGTTCCTTCCGCCTGCCCAACGAAAGGCATACGAGAACATGCTGGCCGAGATGGAGCAGGCCATGAAGATCAGCTCCAAGTTCTCAACCAACTCACCGCACGACGTCAAGGTCAACAAGTGGCTCTCAGACATGACAAGTCCACTGGGCGACCAGCTCAGCATTGATTACGTGGGCAGTGGCGGAGCAGGTGGTTCTGGAAGTGCCAACAGCAGACGCTCAAACCGCCAGCAAGGCAACTCATCGCAGCAATCATCGAGTGCCGCCCAGatgcagaagcagcagcaacaacagcagcagcagcaacaacaacagcagcaacattcgATGGCTGGTCCACAAAACCTGACAGGAGAGGAACCTGTACCAGTAATCAATAAGCAGACTGGAAAGCGATTGGGAGGCAATAAGGCGCCGCAACTTAAGCGACTTATGCAATG GCTCACTGAGAACCCCAACTACGAAGTGGATCCAAAGTGGCTAGAACAGATGCAAAATCCCATGTCAGCACCGTCACCCAAACCTACATCAATGGACAGCAGCTACGGCTCCTCGGCAGTTAAGTCGCACGGCGGTCGGCCGTCGTCAAACTCGAGTAACGCCTCATCCTCGTCCCACacccagcaacagcaacagtcATCCTCAGCTCAATCGCCAGCCGGAGGGAACTCTGGCAGCTCCAAGAAGTCATCCCGCCAGCAAACGGCTGCATCAGCTGCCCTGGATCAAGCTGCTTTACAATTTGGCTCCCTCGCCGGTCTGAACCCCAGCCTGCTGGCCAATTTACCCGGACTAGGAGCGTTTGATCCCAAGAATCCACTGGCTGCTTTTGATCCGAAGAACCCGCTGCTATCCATGTCGTTCGGAGGAATGCCCGGAATGGGTAATATACCAGGACTAGGTAACTTGAACAACATGAACCTGTTTGCCAGTTTGGCGGGAATGGGAGGATTGGGAAATCTGGCGGGGATGGACACCCAGTCGCTGGCTGCGCTTATGGCTGCTGCCGGACCAACTCTTGGCGGATTGACTGGTGCGTCCGGAGGAGCGGGTTCCGGTAAGAGCCAGTCGCAGTCACAGTCGGGTGGTGGCTCATCCGCTGCTTCCTCATCCTCCTCGGCCAGTAAgaaaaagcaacagcaacaacagcagcagcagcaggcgcaaAATGAAGCCGCTCAATTGGCGGCTGCCATCAGCGCTAGCACTGGAGGATCGTCTGGCGGGGCTGGTGGCAAGAACGCAGCAGCTTCTGCGTCCCAATTAGCTGCAGGATTTCCCTTCCTATTTCCTAATCCGTCGTTGCTGTATCCGCCCATGGGATTAGGTGGCCTAAATCCATATTCACTGGGATCCAGCGGTCTTGGTTCCGCATACGATCAGCTGGCCCAGCAGTATAACCTGCTAAATGGAGCCACCTCATCCGCGTCGAACACAAGCTCAACACAGTCAAAATCCCATCAATCGCAATCGAAGTCCAGTCAGTCGAGAAACGCCACAGCAACTGCCAACTCAGCAGCAAGTCTAATGAATGCCATGGCCagtatgggtggtggtgctaGTACAGTGACCACTCCCTCAACCTCAGCATCCGGATCCGGACGTGGAAGGCAGTCAAGCAGCAGAAGCCAATCCCAAACAACACCCACAGCGGCAGACATGGCTCAACTGAGCAGTTTACTCATGCCAGGTGCGGATCCGCATCTTCTTGAATCGCTGAGCCGCATGAGCAACATGGATTTGGCGCAGGCCACTCGTTTGATGAGCTCCCTAGGAATGCCGCCACTTCCCGGAACCCCAAGCTCTTCTGGAGCAGGTAACTCATCTTCGAGCAAAAGGAGTAGTCAAGCAGCTAGTGAAGCCAACGCTCAGGCCAAGGAACAGCAAAAGTGGTTTGAGAGCCTGGCCCGCGGAGCACTGCCCACAGATTTGGCCGCCCTGCAGGCCTTCTCGCAGGGTAAAATGCCTTCGACGTCCGGCTCAAATACGGGAACATCCACTTCCTCAAGTAAGAGTTCGaaagctgctgcagcagcggcggcggcggccgcaCAACTGCCACAAATCCCTGGAATGTCCAGTGATTTTTCACAGGCCTTCTTGGCTGAGATGGCTGCCCAGGCGAtggctgctgctggaggaTCCTTGCCACTGAGTGGTCCTGGTTCTTTAGCCAGTTTGGCCGGCCTAACTGGGGGCTCTGCAGGAGGTGCCGGTGGAGGAAGTTCCTCCACCTCAGGAAGCGGCAGCCACTCGTCATCGAAACGACAGCGTGAGCAGGATGCCTTCAAACAACAGATGGACTATTACACGAAGACCCTGGGCCTGGGATCGGGAATCTCGCTGATACCTACCTCCTCGGCGGGAGGATCGTCTGCATCCTCCAGTTCAGCaaacgcagcagcagctgcctaTGCTGCAGCTTTAGATGCAGAGCAAcagcatcaacaacaacagaagGCGCTATCCAAACGCTCACGTGCTGATATGCACCCCACCAAGGAGGAACTGGCTGCGGCAGCGCTGGCTGCAGGTCTTCCTTTAAATCTTGGAGCCAGCATGAGCAGCATAGAGAAGAGTCTAAGAGGCGGAAacagctccagcagcagctccacgCCAGCGCCCATGTCTGCGGAGCAGGATAAGGTCACGTTGACTCCCCTTAATGCCTCTGGAGGTGGATCAGGCTCCTCCTCTAGCTCAGCGGCTGCTGCGGGTCTGGCTGCAAATCTGCCAAGTCAAACCACCATAACCATCGCTCCTCCCATCAGCAGCGGAGCTAGCACTAGCAGCGAGCGTTCCGAGCGCTCCGAGTCGCGCATCTCGCTAACCATCACTAATGCAGCAGACGCAGCTAAACTACCGCCTCCCTACGAAGAAGCGGATGAGTTGATCATACAACCCATACTAAAGAAGCCGGCAGCTGCGAATCCAGGCAGCAGTCATGGCGGAAGCGTGGAGGATTTGGACACTGCTGGGAATACATCAGCGGCTAATCTCAGTGGCTCATCCTCCAGTTCCGCGGCGGccgcagcggcggcagcagcggcagccgaAGAGAACCGTCGCTCCTCAAATCGCCTGAAGCGTCCGAGGTCCGGAAACGAACAGGGATCCGGTTCTGTAGAAGGTCAACCGCCCGAGAAACGACGGGAGCTGCGATCCACTCGACACACCCGATCCTCGGCGGATGCCAGCACGCTAAATCTTTCTACTGGAAGCGAGTCAGGTGCGGAGGAACGGAACGAATGA